The following coding sequences are from one Geothrix sp. window:
- a CDS encoding PLP-dependent cysteine synthase family protein, which translates to MSYRKPCGSVLEAIGNTPLVRLRRVVADLPVEAFAKLEFLNPMGSSKDRISKYMIEAAERDGRLKPGDTIIENSSGNTAMGLALMAIQKGYRLKVVVRDTISQEKLNQLLALGALVHKVDTSLPPEHPDSYNNITPRLARETPNCYFPDQHGNRENNAAHYAGTGPEIWEQMEGRIDYLIAGAGTGGTVSGVGRYLKERDPNIKVIAVDPVGSVFSPHFHGEKEPKAGPYKLEGLGDEFLIHTMEFDQLDDMLQVTDRQAFHQARRLVKEEGILGGGSSGAALWAVLQVAKNLPPMDRPARIVTVFPDGAGRYLSSIFNDAWLAERGLLEKE; encoded by the coding sequence ATGTCGTACCGGAAGCCCTGCGGCAGCGTCCTGGAGGCCATCGGCAACACGCCCCTGGTCCGGCTGCGCCGCGTCGTCGCGGACCTGCCGGTGGAGGCCTTCGCCAAGCTCGAGTTCCTGAACCCCATGGGCAGCAGCAAGGACCGCATCTCGAAGTACATGATCGAAGCCGCCGAGCGGGACGGCCGCCTGAAGCCCGGCGACACCATCATCGAGAACTCCTCGGGCAACACGGCCATGGGCCTGGCCCTCATGGCCATCCAGAAGGGCTACCGCCTCAAGGTCGTGGTGCGCGACACCATCTCCCAGGAGAAGCTCAATCAGCTGCTGGCCCTGGGCGCCCTGGTCCACAAGGTGGACACCAGCCTGCCCCCGGAGCACCCCGACAGCTACAACAACATCACGCCCCGCCTGGCCCGGGAGACGCCCAACTGCTACTTCCCCGACCAGCATGGCAACCGGGAGAACAACGCCGCGCACTACGCGGGCACGGGTCCCGAGATCTGGGAGCAGATGGAGGGCCGCATCGACTACCTCATCGCCGGCGCGGGCACCGGCGGCACCGTGAGCGGCGTGGGCCGCTACCTGAAGGAGAGGGACCCGAACATCAAGGTCATCGCCGTGGATCCTGTGGGGTCCGTATTCTCGCCGCACTTCCATGGCGAGAAGGAACCCAAGGCCGGTCCCTACAAGCTCGAGGGTCTGGGCGACGAGTTCCTCATCCACACCATGGAGTTCGACCAGCTCGACGACATGCTCCAGGTCACCGACCGCCAGGCCTTCCATCAGGCGCGGCGCCTCGTGAAGGAGGAGGGCATCCTGGGCGGCGGCTCCAGCGGCGCGGCGCTCTGGGCCGTTCTGCAGGTGGCGAAGAACCTTCCCCCCATGGACCGTCCGGCTCGCATCGTGACCGTCTTCCCCGATGGCGCCGGCCGCTACCTCAGCAGCATCTTCAACGACGCCTGGCTGGCGGAACGCGGACTGCTGGAGAAGGAATGA
- a CDS encoding alpha-ketoacid dehydrogenase subunit beta produces MTAFSGTYVEAIRQALHDAMEADPRVCCLGEDIGAYGGAFRATEGLLARFGPERVIDTPIAEQAIAGSAIGLALMGQRPVAEFQFMDFALLAADLMVNFAAKAHWRWGPTVPAVFRGPSGGGNGGGPFHSQNPEGHFLGSPGLKVIAPGTVRDAYALLRAAIEDPDPVMVFEHKHLYRRLRDQWDEPPTARLGEAALRKDGAAACIITYGAAQQVALAAVADLDVAVLDLRTLWPLDDETITALARRTHRVLVLTEASRTYGPGAELAARIGETCFPWLDAPVLRVGAADTPTPASPPLEAAALPSVERVRSELDRLLAW; encoded by the coding sequence ATGACCGCCTTTTCCGGCACCTACGTCGAGGCCATCCGCCAGGCCCTTCATGACGCCATGGAGGCCGATCCCCGCGTCTGCTGCCTGGGCGAAGACATCGGCGCCTACGGAGGTGCCTTCCGGGCCACGGAGGGCCTGCTGGCGCGCTTCGGCCCGGAGCGGGTGATCGACACGCCCATCGCCGAACAGGCCATCGCCGGTTCGGCCATCGGTCTCGCCCTCATGGGCCAGCGGCCCGTGGCGGAGTTCCAGTTCATGGACTTCGCGCTGCTGGCCGCGGATCTCATGGTGAACTTCGCGGCCAAGGCCCACTGGCGCTGGGGCCCCACGGTGCCCGCGGTCTTCCGGGGGCCCTCCGGCGGCGGCAATGGTGGCGGGCCCTTCCACAGCCAGAACCCCGAGGGGCATTTCCTGGGCAGCCCAGGCCTGAAGGTCATCGCGCCGGGCACGGTGCGCGATGCCTACGCCCTGCTGCGGGCGGCCATCGAGGACCCGGACCCGGTGATGGTCTTCGAGCACAAGCACCTCTATCGCCGGCTGAGGGACCAGTGGGACGAGCCCCCCACGGCCCGGCTCGGCGAGGCGGCCCTGCGCAAGGACGGCGCTGCGGCCTGCATCATCACCTACGGCGCGGCCCAGCAGGTGGCCCTGGCGGCCGTGGCCGATCTCGACGTGGCCGTGCTGGACCTGCGCACCCTCTGGCCCCTGGATGACGAGACCATCACGGCCCTGGCCAGGCGCACCCACCGCGTGCTGGTGCTCACGGAGGCCAGCCGCACCTACGGCCCCGGCGCGGAGCTGGCGGCCCGCATCGGCGAGACCTGCTTCCCCTGGCTCGATGCGCCGGTGCTGCGGGTGGGCGCCGCGGACACGCCCACACCGGCCAGCCCCCCGCTGGAAGCTGCGGCCCTGCCCAGCGTCGAGCGCGTGCGCTCGGAACTGGACCGCCTGCTGGCCTGGTGA
- a CDS encoding tetratricopeptide repeat protein, with product MPPHLRRFVAALLVLAICGWVLSEAPAQEGSAQDGGLQASRDLQEKSRALVGAGRYAEALPPTRELHEAYPTNHVYLSRLADIHEHLGQWPECAAAWEAYLKVSPTPWEAFPTLGDTYRKLGQLKASTDAFARWLDLQPDNPDAAFYLGRAWERDHQFQKARAVYQQGLKQHPDSTDLRVGLARMTLFTGSAVEARRMAEEAVKRSPTSVDARLILGMALRSEGNLAEARRQLEVARTMSPDYLDVLQVLGGVAEQQDDLPAARAAYGRILQLDPGHAAARTRLAGLPKGGRP from the coding sequence ATGCCTCCGCACCTCCGGCGCTTCGTCGCCGCCCTCCTCGTGCTCGCCATCTGTGGATGGGTGCTGAGCGAGGCCCCCGCGCAGGAGGGCAGCGCCCAGGATGGCGGGCTCCAGGCCTCCCGGGACCTCCAGGAGAAGAGCCGGGCCCTGGTGGGGGCCGGTCGCTATGCCGAGGCCCTGCCCCCGACCCGCGAGCTGCACGAGGCCTATCCCACCAACCACGTCTACCTCAGCCGCCTCGCCGACATCCACGAGCACCTGGGCCAGTGGCCGGAGTGCGCCGCCGCCTGGGAGGCCTACCTGAAGGTCTCGCCCACCCCCTGGGAGGCCTTCCCCACCCTCGGGGACACCTACCGGAAGCTGGGTCAGCTGAAGGCCTCCACGGACGCCTTCGCCCGGTGGCTGGACCTGCAGCCGGACAATCCGGACGCGGCCTTCTACCTGGGGCGGGCCTGGGAACGCGACCATCAGTTCCAGAAGGCCCGGGCCGTCTACCAGCAGGGGCTCAAGCAGCATCCCGACAGCACCGACCTCCGCGTGGGCCTGGCGCGCATGACCCTCTTCACGGGCAGCGCCGTCGAGGCAAGACGCATGGCCGAGGAGGCCGTGAAGCGGTCTCCGACTTCGGTGGATGCGCGGCTGATCCTGGGCATGGCCCTGCGCTCCGAGGGCAACCTGGCTGAGGCCCGCCGCCAGCTCGAGGTGGCGCGGACCATGAGCCCCGACTACCTGGATGTCCTGCAGGTACTGGGGGGCGTGGCGGAACAGCAGGACGACCTGCCCGCGGCCCGCGCCGCCTACGGCCGCATCCTGCAGCTGGATCCCGGCCATGCGGCGGCCCGGACGCGGCTGGCGGGATTGCCGAAGGGAGGCCGGCCGTGA
- a CDS encoding sulfatase-like hydrolase/transferase: MTPSLRPWARGAFLLVMVASATACLLVDIPFTYQAVIRAGLLPWLPTAMRLQPWALLLVVVANAMADRQPPGFRLAPWRACFLGAMALGALALIPVSGLSHLAPGFPARLGTLAFLAAAGALLALDLVEARAAWPQREAGSDDARRLFVSSLLTAALVTLTFFAIGLGRALASGTSVHPWEAATTLGWSFLAHGLVLSMAAVALLGLQAAAGFFPRIRAAEFLLTLLALTASFAGILQLVVFPGIAFAGPFALAVALLLGFCVVALLAQVGLGERPVGSALEAFLRPLHPVRVNRWSVAAGLLLALGVALLFGLKVSRFDWNQLFQQLGAILVAVLVFTPIYLSQSATPGPHSWSPRLFAAPLGLLALFRLWGTPLPQPSKDWLPRPVARAVEAHAGFDASAHLVANLLRPPAGSGESIYRILLANSNIPHAVKVDAKDLRFVDPLAPSTVDRPDIYIFVVDSLRQDYLGAYNPRVTFTPNLDRFAAESTVVPRAFTRYGATGLSEPSIWVGGMLLHKQYIVPFHPLNTLQKLVEADGYRPYLSMDSILDVVVKPTPDLVRLDAGIGTGDLRLGATLKDLQGRLDQAPANRPVFVYSQAQDLHISSISREGKDVPGGGDYPGFYAPYASRLRRLDAEFGAFIQYLKGRGRYDRSLIIFTADHGDSLGEEGRFGHAYTLFPEIMKVPLLLHVPEKLRAGLVMDPSRAAFLTDLTPTLYYLLGHRPLASDPVLGRPLWTQTQAEQDRARRDHHLIASSYGAVWGILSGDGKTLYVSDGVNFADHCFDLGSDPKGTRITVTPELKQRYDRLILQEIDHLNAFYAFTPGKGSP; this comes from the coding sequence GTGACGCCCAGCCTGCGCCCCTGGGCCCGCGGGGCCTTCCTGCTGGTCATGGTCGCCTCGGCCACCGCCTGCCTGCTGGTGGACATCCCCTTCACCTACCAGGCCGTGATCCGGGCCGGCCTCCTGCCCTGGCTGCCCACCGCCATGCGGCTCCAACCCTGGGCCCTGCTCCTGGTCGTGGTCGCCAACGCCATGGCGGACCGCCAGCCGCCGGGGTTCAGGCTTGCGCCCTGGCGGGCGTGTTTCCTGGGTGCCATGGCCCTCGGCGCCCTGGCGCTGATCCCCGTGTCCGGCCTGAGCCACCTGGCGCCCGGGTTCCCCGCCCGCCTGGGCACCCTGGCCTTCCTGGCGGCCGCCGGGGCGCTGCTGGCCCTGGATCTGGTCGAGGCCCGGGCGGCCTGGCCCCAGCGCGAGGCCGGGTCGGACGATGCCCGCCGCCTCTTCGTGTCGTCGCTCCTCACGGCCGCGCTGGTCACCCTGACCTTCTTCGCCATCGGCCTGGGCCGCGCCCTGGCCTCGGGTACCTCCGTCCATCCCTGGGAAGCCGCCACCACGCTGGGATGGAGCTTCCTGGCCCACGGGCTGGTGCTGTCCATGGCGGCGGTGGCGCTCCTGGGGCTGCAGGCCGCGGCGGGCTTCTTCCCGCGGATCCGCGCGGCGGAGTTCCTCCTCACCCTGCTGGCCCTCACCGCCTCCTTCGCCGGGATCCTCCAACTGGTCGTCTTCCCCGGCATCGCCTTCGCCGGGCCCTTCGCCTTGGCCGTGGCCCTGCTGCTGGGATTCTGCGTGGTGGCCCTGCTGGCCCAGGTGGGGCTCGGGGAGCGCCCCGTGGGCAGCGCCCTGGAGGCCTTCCTCCGCCCCCTCCACCCGGTGCGGGTGAACCGCTGGAGCGTGGCGGCGGGCCTGCTCCTGGCCCTCGGTGTGGCCCTACTGTTCGGGCTGAAGGTCTCGCGCTTCGACTGGAACCAGCTCTTCCAGCAGCTGGGCGCAATCCTGGTGGCGGTCCTGGTCTTCACGCCCATCTACCTGAGCCAGTCCGCCACGCCCGGACCCCATTCCTGGTCACCCCGGCTCTTCGCGGCGCCGCTGGGCCTGCTGGCCCTGTTCCGGCTCTGGGGCACGCCCCTGCCGCAGCCGTCGAAGGACTGGCTGCCGCGGCCGGTCGCGCGGGCCGTGGAGGCGCACGCGGGCTTCGATGCCTCCGCCCACCTGGTGGCCAACCTGCTGCGGCCCCCTGCCGGCAGCGGCGAATCCATCTACCGGATCCTTTTGGCCAACAGCAACATCCCCCACGCGGTGAAGGTCGATGCGAAGGACCTGCGCTTCGTCGATCCCCTGGCCCCCTCGACGGTGGATCGGCCCGACATCTACATCTTCGTGGTGGACAGCCTGCGCCAGGACTACCTGGGGGCCTACAACCCGCGGGTGACCTTCACGCCGAACCTCGACCGCTTCGCGGCCGAGAGCACCGTGGTTCCCCGGGCCTTCACCCGCTACGGCGCCACCGGCCTCTCCGAGCCCTCCATCTGGGTCGGGGGCATGCTCCTGCACAAGCAGTACATCGTCCCCTTCCACCCCCTGAACACCCTCCAGAAGCTGGTGGAGGCCGACGGCTACCGGCCGTACCTGTCCATGGACTCCATCCTCGACGTGGTGGTGAAACCCACGCCGGACCTCGTCCGGCTGGATGCCGGCATCGGCACCGGGGACCTGCGCCTGGGCGCGACCCTGAAGGACCTCCAGGGGAGGCTCGACCAGGCCCCCGCGAACCGCCCCGTCTTCGTCTACAGCCAGGCCCAGGACCTCCACATCTCCTCCATCAGCCGCGAGGGCAAGGACGTGCCGGGCGGGGGGGACTATCCCGGCTTCTACGCGCCCTACGCCAGCCGTCTCCGCCGCCTGGATGCCGAGTTCGGGGCCTTCATCCAGTACCTGAAGGGCCGGGGCCGCTACGACCGCAGCCTCATCATCTTCACGGCGGACCATGGCGACTCCCTCGGGGAGGAGGGGCGCTTCGGCCACGCCTACACCCTGTTCCCCGAGATCATGAAGGTGCCCCTCCTCCTCCACGTGCCGGAGAAGCTCCGCGCGGGGCTGGTCATGGATCCCAGCCGGGCGGCCTTCCTCACGGACCTCACGCCGACGCTCTACTACCTGCTGGGCCACCGCCCCCTGGCCTCGGACCCCGTCCTGGGGCGCCCCCTCTGGACACAGACACAGGCCGAGCAGGACCGCGCCCGCCGGGACCACCACCTCATCGCCTCCAGCTACGGCGCGGTCTGGGGCATTCTCAGCGGCGATGGGAAGACCCTCTATGTCTCGGATGGCGTGAACTTCGCCGATCACTGCTTCGACCTTGGATCCGACCCGAAGGGAACCCGGATCACCGTCACACCTGAGTTGAAGCAGCGCTATGACCGGTTGATCCTCCAGGAGATCGATCACCTCAACGCCTTCTACGCGTTCACTCCCGGAAAAGGATCCCCATGA
- a CDS encoding YaiO family outer membrane beta-barrel protein, producing the protein MTPIARIHRPALLLTAGLALWGQEGVDELFARARRLAFDGKRAEALELCRTALQRSPGYHDIRILMGRIHAWDGHYDEGRAELQQVLRAEPGHLDGRVALVDLELWSDHPRTALTLCDEGLTLRPAQPLLLFRKARAQKALGAYPEALETARQSLAADPGLYEARQLIENLAELSQRSKVSLTQTYDRFDRTFDPWKMTSLGMAHRFDAGSLIGRVNRASRFGDTGSQLEVDAYPRWKDGTYFYLNAGFSESSLFPHRRYGGEIYQSFPRGLEGSLGFRHLRFSASTVTIYTGSLGKYWGDYLFSLRANATPSSIGSSESGSIAVRRYFGDGENHLTFSLGSGVSPDQPNPNAEILNLRSRKASLAAQGWIHRRLILSGSLAYEKQELGQGVERAQTTFGAGLEWRF; encoded by the coding sequence ATGACGCCCATCGCCAGGATCCATCGACCCGCGCTGCTGCTCACGGCGGGGCTGGCCCTGTGGGGGCAGGAGGGGGTGGATGAGCTGTTCGCCAGGGCGCGTCGCCTAGCCTTCGACGGCAAGCGGGCCGAGGCCCTCGAGCTCTGTCGCACGGCCCTCCAGCGCAGCCCCGGCTACCACGACATCCGCATCCTGATGGGACGCATCCACGCCTGGGACGGACACTACGACGAGGGTCGGGCCGAGCTCCAGCAGGTGCTGCGCGCCGAGCCCGGCCACCTGGACGGGCGCGTGGCCCTGGTGGACCTGGAGCTCTGGTCGGATCATCCGCGCACCGCGCTCACCCTCTGTGACGAGGGCCTGACCCTGCGGCCGGCCCAGCCCCTCCTGCTGTTCCGCAAGGCCCGGGCCCAGAAGGCCCTGGGCGCCTACCCCGAGGCCCTCGAAACGGCCAGACAGTCCCTGGCGGCGGATCCGGGGCTGTACGAGGCCCGCCAGCTCATCGAGAACCTCGCCGAGCTCAGCCAGCGCTCGAAGGTGTCCCTGACCCAGACCTACGATCGCTTCGACCGCACCTTCGACCCCTGGAAGATGACCTCCCTGGGCATGGCCCACCGCTTCGACGCCGGCTCCCTCATCGGCCGCGTCAACCGCGCCTCCCGCTTCGGCGACACGGGCAGCCAGCTCGAGGTGGACGCCTACCCGCGCTGGAAGGACGGCACCTACTTCTACCTGAACGCCGGGTTCTCCGAGTCCAGCCTCTTTCCCCACCGCCGCTATGGCGGGGAGATCTACCAGTCCTTCCCCCGCGGCCTCGAAGGCTCCCTCGGCTTCCGCCACCTGCGGTTCAGCGCCTCGACCGTCACGATCTACACCGGCTCCCTGGGGAAGTACTGGGGCGACTACCTCTTCAGCCTCCGGGCCAACGCCACGCCCAGTTCCATCGGTTCGTCGGAGTCCGGCTCCATTGCGGTGCGGCGCTACTTCGGCGACGGCGAGAACCACCTGACCTTCAGCCTCGGTTCCGGCGTCTCGCCGGATCAGCCCAACCCCAATGCCGAGATCCTCAACCTGCGCTCCCGCAAGGCCAGCCTCGCCGCCCAGGGGTGGATCCACCGGCGGCTCATCCTGTCGGGCAGCCTCGCCTACGAGAAGCAGGAGCTCGGCCAGGGCGTCGAGCGGGCGCAGACGACCTTCGGCGCCGGACTGGAGTGGCGTTTCTGA
- a CDS encoding response regulator transcription factor, which yields MSRKWPDPTRVLVVEDDQATARLIQARLEMEGLKVFMASNGVEGLEILQREPIDLVTTDLMMPAMNGFRLVQEIRDLPPPKGRVPILLISSNQNEQDMIRCLAAGADDYMTKPISAQVLVERLWRMHQRSFSAG from the coding sequence ATGAGTCGGAAGTGGCCTGACCCCACCCGGGTCCTAGTCGTGGAGGATGACCAGGCAACTGCCCGGCTCATCCAGGCGCGCCTGGAGATGGAAGGGTTGAAGGTCTTCATGGCTTCCAACGGCGTCGAAGGGCTGGAGATCCTCCAGCGCGAACCCATCGACCTGGTCACCACGGACCTGATGATGCCCGCCATGAACGGCTTCCGCCTCGTCCAGGAGATCCGCGATCTGCCGCCGCCCAAGGGGCGCGTGCCCATCCTGCTCATCTCCAGCAACCAGAACGAGCAGGACATGATCCGCTGCCTGGCGGCCGGGGCCGACGACTACATGACCAAGCCCATCTCGGCGCAGGTCCTGGTGGAACGCCTCTGGCGGATGCATCAGCGCTCTTTCAGCGCGGGCTGA
- a CDS encoding HEAT repeat domain-containing protein: MHLPPAMVLQVLIWGTVILGSLVSGLVLLGAGIQFRRDRQNRHRIARYQAWETDLAVYLFSGDDTAPAFPRIAKEDRQLFRKFLTRYHATLAGQEAEALRELYLGLGVHESLPGRLKHRQTTVRAQAAQEVGIFKLGEYLDAVVPLLDDPVPYVTHLAAQALTLSGDLRFAQPVVDWVLREERYQRERLLRVLEGFGPDLLPWLESHLEPPGGAPEPWILFALLAGSHRHRESEPRLLELIANPDVDIQASALKALAALADPLTYARVEPLAQHEAWPVRAQAAKALGLIGGPDAIPALIALTSDPIYEVRRNAAQGMADLGHAGTSALTWLAEDPTADRFARDIARERLEWADERGHQ; the protein is encoded by the coding sequence ATGCACCTGCCTCCGGCGATGGTGCTCCAGGTCCTGATCTGGGGGACGGTGATCCTGGGCAGCCTGGTCTCCGGCCTGGTCCTCCTGGGCGCGGGCATCCAGTTCCGGCGCGACCGGCAGAACCGGCATCGCATCGCCCGCTACCAGGCCTGGGAGACCGATCTGGCCGTCTACCTCTTCAGCGGCGACGACACCGCGCCCGCCTTCCCCCGCATCGCGAAGGAGGACCGGCAGCTCTTCCGGAAGTTCCTCACCCGCTACCACGCCACCCTGGCCGGCCAGGAGGCGGAGGCCCTGCGGGAGCTCTACCTCGGCCTGGGCGTGCACGAGTCCCTCCCCGGGCGCCTGAAGCACCGCCAGACCACCGTCCGCGCCCAGGCCGCCCAGGAGGTGGGGATCTTCAAGCTGGGAGAATACCTGGACGCGGTCGTCCCGCTCCTGGATGACCCCGTGCCCTACGTGACCCACCTGGCGGCGCAGGCCCTCACCTTGAGCGGCGACCTCCGCTTCGCCCAGCCCGTGGTCGACTGGGTGCTGCGGGAGGAGCGCTACCAGCGGGAGCGGCTGCTGCGGGTGCTCGAGGGCTTCGGCCCGGACCTCCTCCCATGGCTGGAGTCGCACCTCGAGCCGCCCGGAGGCGCTCCGGAACCCTGGATCCTCTTCGCCCTCCTGGCGGGTTCGCACCGGCACCGCGAGAGCGAGCCCCGATTGCTGGAGCTCATCGCCAACCCCGACGTGGACATCCAGGCCTCGGCCCTGAAGGCCCTCGCGGCCCTGGCCGATCCCCTCACCTATGCCAGGGTGGAGCCCCTGGCCCAGCACGAGGCCTGGCCCGTCCGGGCCCAGGCTGCCAAGGCCCTCGGCCTGATCGGCGGTCCCGATGCCATCCCCGCCCTCATCGCCCTGACCAGCGATCCGATCTACGAGGTCCGGCGCAACGCCGCCCAGGGCATGGCCGACCTGGGCCATGCCGGAACGTCGGCGCTCACCTGGCTGGCGGAGGATCCCACGGCGGACCGCTTCGCCCGCGACATCGCGCGGGAGCGCCTGGAGTGGGCCGACGAGCGGGGGCACCAGTGA